Proteins encoded by one window of Xanthomonas sp. DAR 80977:
- a CDS encoding efflux transporter outer membrane subunit: MPFVRKSAAVARTICGSSFLLMVGCASFAPSVSPPAVAIPARYAVPDADADAAAATSAAAPPSVAAQSERVPTWWMRYGSPALDALVQEGLQRSPDLATLQHNLDAARQQLRAQVGGSTLPSIDAGASGARQRQLGLPGISPPTSLYDSFVGQLQVGYTLDLFHANRYANRASAYRVDAQAYQLAQSRRALAANIVTAAITIASLHEQIVATQRLVALSESQAGDARRRDALGAVGHDEALEAERSAAATAINLPMLRQQEASARHALAVLLGRTPDQAPTPIALAALAVPQQIPVLVPSDLLHARPDIQAAEALFGAASADVGAATARMFPQLTLSAQFGRGAYDWDALGATPNIWRLGASLTAPIFHGGALRAQRRGAQDAFAAAAEQYRKTVLAAFQDVADALVALEADAGVLDAATRATAAARSGYEDMARRAQLGAVSEYATRASELQYRSMQLDQIRAQASRLSDSARLFRALGTPPSEAAADGGGGAAPSARASTAPGAADPSSR, translated from the coding sequence ATGCCCTTCGTACGCAAGTCCGCTGCCGTCGCCAGGACGATCTGCGGTTCCAGCTTCCTGTTGATGGTCGGCTGCGCTTCGTTCGCGCCCAGCGTATCCCCGCCCGCTGTCGCGATACCCGCGCGTTATGCGGTCCCCGATGCCGATGCCGATGCCGCTGCTGCGACCTCGGCGGCGGCTCCGCCGTCCGTAGCCGCGCAGAGCGAGCGGGTGCCGACCTGGTGGATGCGCTACGGGTCTCCCGCACTCGACGCGCTGGTGCAGGAGGGACTGCAGCGTAGCCCCGACCTGGCGACGCTGCAGCACAACCTGGACGCGGCCAGGCAGCAACTGCGCGCACAGGTGGGCGGTTCCACGCTGCCGTCGATCGATGCCGGCGCGTCGGGGGCGCGCCAGCGCCAGCTCGGCTTGCCCGGAATCAGTCCCCCGACCTCGCTTTACGACAGCTTCGTCGGGCAGTTGCAGGTCGGCTACACGCTCGACCTTTTCCATGCCAATCGGTATGCCAATCGCGCGTCCGCGTATCGCGTGGACGCCCAGGCGTATCAGTTGGCGCAGAGCCGGCGAGCGCTGGCGGCCAACATCGTGACCGCGGCCATCACCATCGCCTCGTTGCACGAACAGATCGTGGCGACGCAGCGCCTGGTGGCGTTGTCCGAGAGCCAGGCCGGCGACGCCCGCCGCCGCGATGCGCTCGGCGCCGTCGGTCACGACGAAGCGCTGGAGGCCGAACGCAGCGCTGCGGCAACGGCGATCAATCTGCCGATGTTGCGCCAGCAGGAAGCATCGGCCCGGCATGCGCTCGCGGTGCTGCTGGGACGCACGCCGGATCAGGCGCCTACCCCGATTGCGCTGGCCGCGCTGGCCGTGCCGCAGCAAATTCCGGTGCTGGTTCCGTCCGATCTGCTGCACGCGCGTCCCGACATCCAGGCCGCGGAAGCCTTGTTCGGCGCTGCGTCGGCCGACGTCGGTGCGGCCACGGCGCGCATGTTTCCGCAGCTGACCCTGTCGGCGCAGTTCGGCCGCGGCGCCTACGACTGGGACGCGCTGGGCGCGACGCCGAACATCTGGCGCCTCGGCGCCTCGCTGACCGCGCCGATCTTCCATGGCGGTGCGCTGCGTGCGCAACGCCGCGGGGCGCAGGACGCATTCGCCGCGGCGGCCGAACAGTATCGCAAGACCGTGTTGGCGGCATTCCAGGATGTCGCCGACGCGTTGGTCGCGCTCGAGGCCGACGCCGGCGTGCTGGACGCCGCGACGCGCGCCACCGCGGCCGCGCGCAGTGGCTACGAGGACATGGCCAGGCGGGCGCAATTGGGGGCGGTCAGCGAGTACGCCACGCGCGCCAGCGAGCTGCAGTACCGCAGCATGCAGTTGGACCAGATCCGAGCGCAGGCCTCCAGGTTGAGCGACAGCGCGCGCTTGTTCCGCGCGCTGGGCACGCCGCCCTCCGAAGCGGCCGCGGATGGGGGTGGCGGTGCGGCGCCGAGCGCGCGCGCATCCACTGCGCCGGGCGCAGCCGACCCGTCCAGCCGCTAG
- a CDS encoding efflux RND transporter permease subunit, producing MSTASPDRDRFNLSSWALRHRALVIYFIAMATIAGIFSYSKLAQSEDPPFTFRVMVIRSFWPGATAKQVQDQVSDRIARKLQETPGVDFLRSYSRPGESLMFFNMKESAPAKAVEPTWYQVRKKVGDIATTLPHGVQGLFFDDEFGDVYTNIYTLTGDGFTPAQLHRYADQMRTVLLRVPGVAKVDYFGDPSERIYIEIDNARLATLGITPTQLAQSVAAQNDLAASGMLNTADDRVFVRPSGQYRTVDDIAATLLQVNGRSFRLGDIARVWRDYDDPVQSQMRLNGKPALGIGITMQPGGDVVQLGKALASATHGLAEKLPAGLALAEVSSMPSTVSASVDEFLRSVAEAVVIVLLVSLVTLGFRTGMVVVISIPIVLAITAFFMHVFDIGLDKVSLGTLVLALGLLVDDAIIAIEMMVVKLEQGFDRMRAAAFAYTSTAFPMLTGTLVTVMGFLPIALAKSSTGEYTRSIFEVSAIALVVSWVAAVILIPVLGYHMLPQRKRADTPHQETDHAHALYDTAFYRRLRGWVGWCIERRFVVLGVTALLFAASMAAFSLVPKQFFPTSERPELLVDLRLPEGASIDATTRQVQRLEAALAKRPEIAHSVSYVGAGAPRFYLSLDQQLAQPNFAQFVITAKSTEQRDALASWLDGLLERDFSAVRSRVARLESGPPVGFPVQFRVSGGDIGKVRQIADRVMAVIRAEPRTQTVQLDWDEPSERSLRFDIDQKRARELGITSQDVSSFLALSSTGATVTQFREGDRLIAVDMRAPRHQRLDPSRLASLAIATPHGAVPLSSIGRFHADLEYGVIWERDRLPTVTVQADVVAGAQGIDVTNAIDASLASLRSGLPVGYTVEIGGSVEASAKAQDSIGAQVPLMIVAVFTLLMIQLQSVSRVLMVVLTAPLGLIGVVASLLLFHQPFGFVALLGVIAMFGIIMRNSVILVDQIEQNVRAGQSRADAIMAATMHRFRPILLTAAAAVLALIPLLRSNFFGPMATSLMGGITIATVLTLFFLPALYAAWFRVEVATPSVAPASTLSGA from the coding sequence ATGAGCACGGCGTCCCCGGACCGCGACCGGTTCAACCTCTCCAGTTGGGCGCTCCGCCATCGTGCGCTGGTGATCTATTTCATTGCGATGGCGACCATCGCCGGCATCTTCAGCTACAGCAAGCTCGCGCAGTCGGAGGATCCTCCGTTCACGTTCCGGGTGATGGTGATCCGCAGCTTCTGGCCGGGCGCCACCGCCAAGCAGGTGCAGGACCAGGTAAGCGATCGCATCGCGCGCAAGCTGCAGGAAACGCCAGGCGTGGATTTCCTGCGCAGCTATTCGCGGCCGGGCGAGTCGCTGATGTTCTTCAACATGAAGGAATCGGCACCGGCCAAAGCGGTGGAGCCGACCTGGTATCAGGTGCGCAAGAAGGTGGGCGACATCGCCACGACCCTGCCGCATGGGGTGCAGGGCCTCTTTTTCGACGACGAGTTCGGCGATGTCTACACCAACATCTACACCTTGACCGGGGACGGATTCACCCCGGCGCAGCTGCATCGTTACGCCGATCAAATGCGCACGGTCCTGCTGCGCGTGCCTGGCGTGGCCAAGGTCGACTACTTCGGCGATCCTTCCGAGCGCATCTACATCGAGATCGACAACGCGCGCCTCGCCACGCTGGGCATCACGCCGACTCAGCTCGCGCAAAGCGTGGCTGCGCAAAACGACCTGGCCGCGTCCGGCATGCTCAATACCGCCGACGACCGTGTCTTCGTCAGGCCGAGCGGCCAGTACCGCACGGTGGACGACATCGCCGCGACCTTGCTGCAGGTGAACGGGCGCAGCTTTCGCCTGGGCGACATCGCGCGGGTATGGCGCGACTACGACGATCCGGTGCAGAGCCAGATGCGCCTGAACGGCAAGCCGGCGCTGGGTATCGGCATCACCATGCAGCCGGGTGGCGACGTGGTGCAGTTGGGCAAGGCGCTGGCCTCCGCAACACATGGACTCGCCGAAAAACTTCCGGCCGGGCTGGCGCTGGCGGAGGTATCGAGCATGCCCAGCACCGTGTCCGCGTCCGTGGACGAGTTCTTGCGCTCGGTCGCCGAGGCGGTGGTGATCGTCCTCCTGGTCAGCCTGGTGACGCTGGGGTTTCGCACCGGCATGGTCGTGGTGATCTCGATTCCGATCGTGCTGGCGATCACCGCATTCTTCATGCATGTCTTCGACATCGGGCTCGACAAGGTATCGCTGGGCACCCTGGTGCTCGCATTGGGGTTGCTGGTCGACGACGCCATCATCGCCATCGAGATGATGGTGGTGAAGCTCGAGCAGGGCTTCGATCGCATGCGCGCGGCGGCCTTCGCCTACACCAGCACGGCCTTCCCGATGCTCACCGGCACCCTGGTCACGGTGATGGGGTTTCTTCCGATCGCATTGGCGAAGTCCAGCACCGGCGAGTACACCCGCTCGATCTTCGAGGTCTCGGCGATCGCGCTGGTGGTGTCGTGGGTGGCCGCGGTCATCCTCATTCCGGTGCTGGGCTATCACATGTTGCCGCAGCGCAAGCGCGCGGACACGCCCCACCAGGAGACGGATCACGCGCACGCGCTGTACGACACCGCGTTCTATCGGCGCTTGCGCGGATGGGTCGGCTGGTGCATCGAGCGCCGTTTCGTGGTGCTGGGTGTCACCGCGCTGCTGTTCGCTGCGTCGATGGCGGCGTTCTCGCTGGTGCCGAAGCAATTCTTCCCCACATCGGAGCGGCCCGAACTGCTGGTCGACCTGCGCTTGCCGGAAGGCGCATCCATCGACGCGACGACTCGGCAGGTGCAGCGGCTGGAAGCCGCGCTCGCCAAGCGCCCGGAAATCGCTCACTCGGTCAGTTACGTCGGCGCAGGCGCGCCACGTTTCTATCTGTCGCTGGACCAGCAGCTCGCACAGCCCAACTTCGCCCAGTTCGTCATCACCGCCAAGTCGACCGAGCAGCGCGACGCGCTCGCGTCCTGGCTCGACGGCCTGCTGGAAAGGGACTTTTCCGCGGTGCGCTCGCGCGTGGCACGCCTGGAAAGCGGCCCGCCTGTCGGGTTTCCGGTGCAGTTCCGCGTGAGCGGCGGCGACATCGGCAAGGTGCGCCAGATCGCCGATCGGGTGATGGCGGTCATCCGCGCCGAACCGCGAACGCAGACGGTGCAACTGGACTGGGACGAACCTTCCGAGCGTTCGCTGCGCTTCGACATCGACCAGAAGCGCGCCCGCGAACTCGGGATCACGTCGCAGGACGTCTCCAGCTTCCTGGCACTGTCCTCGACCGGCGCCACGGTGACCCAGTTCCGGGAGGGCGACCGCCTGATCGCGGTGGACATGCGTGCGCCACGCCATCAGCGGCTGGATCCCTCGCGGTTGGCGTCGTTGGCCATCGCAACGCCGCATGGCGCGGTTCCGTTGTCCAGCATCGGCCGATTCCATGCCGATCTCGAATATGGCGTGATCTGGGAGCGCGATCGGCTGCCCACGGTCACCGTCCAGGCCGACGTGGTCGCCGGCGCGCAGGGCATCGATGTGACCAACGCGATAGATGCGTCGCTGGCGAGCCTGCGCTCCGGGCTTCCGGTCGGCTATACGGTGGAAATAGGCGGGTCGGTGGAAGCAAGCGCGAAAGCCCAGGATTCGATCGGTGCGCAGGTCCCGTTGATGATCGTGGCGGTTTTCACCCTGCTGATGATCCAGCTGCAAAGCGTTTCGCGCGTACTGATGGTCGTGCTCACCGCGCCGTTGGGTCTGATCGGCGTGGTGGCATCGCTGCTGCTGTTCCATCAGCCGTTCGGCTTCGTGGCGCTGCTGGGCGTCATCGCGATGTTCGGCATCATCATGCGCAATTCGGTGATCCTGGTCGATCAGATCGAGCAGAACGTGCGCGCGGGGCAGAGCCGGGCCGACGCGATCATGGCGGCGACGATGCACCGCTTCCGGCCGATCCTGCTGACTGCCGCGGCCGCGGTACTGGCGCTGATTCCGTTGCTGCGTTCCAATTTCTTCGGGCCGATGGCGACGTCGCTGATGGGAGGCATCACCATCGCCACCGTGCTGACGCTCTTCTTCCTGCCGGCCTTGTACGCGGCTTGGTTCAGGGTCGAGGTGGCGACGCCATCCGTCGCCCCGGCATCCACGCTGTCGGGAGCCTGA
- a CDS encoding sugar phosphate isomerase/epimerase family protein, whose amino-acid sequence MKTLKGPALFLAQFIADTPPFDRLDTLAEWAAGLGYSGVQVPTSAPHLFDLAQAAQSQAYCDDVAGMLAGHGLQITELSTHLQGQLVAVHPAYDHLFDGFAPPDKRGDPAARQAWAVEQLLLAAKASKRLGLTAHATFSGALAWPYFYPWPQRPPGLVEAAFAELGRRWRPILDAFDACGVDLCFEIHPGEDLHDGATFERFLDVVDHHPRARILYDPSHLLLQQMDYLGFIDRYHARIGIFHVKDAEYRASARSGVYGGYQDWIDRPGRFRSLGDGQIDFKAIFSKFAQYDFPGWAVLEWECCLKHPEDGAREGAAFIRDHIIRVTERAFDDFADSGADPESLRRMLGT is encoded by the coding sequence TTGAAGACGCTCAAAGGTCCGGCACTGTTCCTGGCACAGTTCATCGCCGACACACCTCCCTTCGATCGCTTGGACACGCTGGCCGAATGGGCCGCGGGCCTGGGTTATTCTGGCGTACAAGTACCCACCAGCGCGCCCCACCTGTTCGATCTGGCCCAGGCCGCGCAGAGCCAAGCTTACTGCGACGACGTCGCCGGCATGCTGGCCGGGCATGGCCTGCAGATCACCGAGCTGTCCACCCACCTGCAGGGGCAGCTGGTCGCCGTCCACCCCGCCTACGACCACCTGTTCGACGGATTCGCCCCGCCGGACAAACGCGGCGATCCCGCCGCCCGCCAGGCCTGGGCGGTGGAGCAGCTGCTGCTGGCCGCCAAGGCCAGCAAGCGCCTGGGGCTGACGGCGCATGCCACGTTCTCCGGCGCGCTGGCCTGGCCTTACTTCTACCCCTGGCCGCAACGCCCGCCCGGGCTGGTGGAAGCAGCGTTCGCCGAACTCGGCCGCCGCTGGCGCCCCATCCTGGATGCCTTCGACGCCTGCGGCGTGGACCTGTGCTTCGAGATCCACCCGGGCGAGGACCTGCACGACGGCGCGACCTTCGAGCGCTTCCTCGATGTGGTCGACCACCACCCGCGCGCCAGGATCCTGTACGACCCCAGCCACCTGCTGCTGCAGCAGATGGACTACCTGGGCTTCATCGACCGGTATCACGCGCGCATCGGCATCTTCCACGTCAAGGACGCGGAGTATCGCGCCAGTGCGCGCAGCGGCGTCTATGGCGGTTATCAGGACTGGATCGATCGTCCGGGGCGGTTCCGCTCGCTCGGCGACGGCCAGATCGACTTCAAGGCGATCTTCTCGAAGTTCGCGCAATACGATTTCCCGGGCTGGGCGGTGCTGGAGTGGGAGTGCTGCCTGAAGCATCCGGAAGACGGCGCACGCGAGGGTGCCGCGTTCATCCGCGACCACATCATCCGCGTGACCGAACGCGCCTTCGACGACTTTGCCGACAGCGGCGCCGATCCGGAATCGCTGCGCCGCATGCTGGGGACCTGA
- a CDS encoding N-acyl homoserine lactonase family protein, translated as MKIHCIQTGDVQIKAAHQRAHGNVRPRRVASVLLDRQWSPRLPIGCTLIEHPEGLIMVDTGESSHANDPGYQPWWHPFMRFCERRWVEPEEEVGPRLQALGFAPSDVRWVVMTHMHGDHAGGLHHFPHSDIVMSAVEADASLAATGPLSGYLNMHYPAWLLPRTVEFDDGPWENFERSSCLTRDGRVRLLPTPGHTRGHLCVAVDLKTHVVLVAGDAAYSEQALLDGTLDGVAQDAAQHRQSTARLRELCRRRPVVTLFAHDADSQSRLRNGVVTIVP; from the coding sequence GTGAAAATTCATTGCATTCAGACCGGCGATGTCCAGATCAAGGCGGCGCACCAGCGCGCGCATGGCAATGTCCGGCCGCGGCGGGTCGCCAGCGTGCTACTGGACCGGCAGTGGTCGCCGCGTCTGCCGATCGGCTGCACCCTGATCGAGCACCCCGAGGGCCTGATCATGGTCGATACCGGCGAAAGCTCGCATGCCAACGATCCGGGATATCAGCCTTGGTGGCATCCGTTCATGCGCTTCTGCGAGCGTCGCTGGGTGGAGCCGGAAGAGGAAGTGGGTCCGCGCCTGCAGGCGCTCGGATTCGCGCCGAGCGATGTCCGCTGGGTGGTGATGACGCATATGCATGGCGACCATGCCGGTGGCCTGCACCATTTCCCGCACAGCGACATCGTGATGTCCGCAGTGGAAGCCGACGCCAGTCTGGCGGCGACCGGGCCCTTGAGCGGCTATCTCAACATGCACTATCCGGCTTGGCTGCTTCCGCGCACGGTGGAGTTCGACGATGGCCCATGGGAGAACTTCGAGCGCAGCAGCTGTCTTACCCGGGATGGCCGCGTGCGGCTGCTGCCGACGCCCGGCCATACCAGGGGCCACCTGTGCGTCGCGGTCGATCTGAAGACGCATGTCGTGCTCGTTGCCGGCGACGCCGCCTACAGCGAGCAGGCGTTGCTGGACGGGACCTTGGATGGCGTGGCGCAGGACGCGGCGCAGCATCGGCAAAGCACCGCCCGATTGCGCGAGCTCTGCCGTCGCCGTCCGGTGGTGACGCTGTTCGCGCATGACGCAGACAGCCAGTCGCGATTGAGGAACGGCGTGGTCACGATCGTCCCGTAG
- a CDS encoding TetR/AcrR family transcriptional regulator, which translates to MQKQHAIKPKRLTRQESKDLTRERLLETAHTLFLEQGYAGATIEDITAAAGFTRGAFYSNFDGKPQILLELLLRSYASMMSEAHEIAASGSDGEQMRSALLAYYGKLLDQREYFLLCAEARLLSMRDADFRQRFNELMEHEHGQIVQLMDAFRAHPGIRTGMPSNVLAIGFAALLQGVQAFTTSTPDFLSNPLAQATLSGFMDQILFDRQ; encoded by the coding sequence ATGCAAAAGCAGCACGCCATCAAACCCAAGCGGTTGACGCGACAAGAGAGCAAGGACCTCACCCGCGAGCGGTTGCTGGAAACCGCGCACACCCTGTTCCTGGAGCAGGGCTACGCCGGCGCGACGATCGAGGACATCACCGCCGCCGCGGGCTTCACGCGCGGCGCCTTCTATTCGAACTTCGATGGCAAGCCGCAGATTCTGCTTGAACTGCTGTTGCGCAGCTACGCGTCGATGATGAGCGAGGCCCATGAGATCGCCGCGAGCGGCAGCGACGGTGAGCAGATGCGTTCGGCGCTGCTCGCCTACTACGGCAAGCTGCTCGATCAACGCGAGTACTTCCTGCTTTGCGCCGAGGCCAGGCTGCTGTCGATGCGCGACGCCGATTTCCGCCAACGCTTCAACGAGTTGATGGAGCATGAGCATGGCCAGATCGTCCAGCTGATGGATGCCTTTCGAGCGCACCCCGGCATCCGCACCGGGATGCCCTCGAACGTCCTCGCGATCGGTTTCGCCGCCCTTCTGCAAGGGGTTCAGGCCTTCACCACGTCGACGCCGGACTTTCTCAGCAACCCACTCGCACAGGCCACCCTGAGCGGATTCATGGATCAGATCCTGTTCGATCGCCAGTGA
- a CDS encoding LacI family DNA-binding transcriptional regulator has translation MATTIYDIAKHVGVTAGTVSRALSRPEKVLPATRTRIEQAAAALGYVPNTVARTLKTQRSGKLLVTVPDIANPFFAQILQGAEDAAQAVGYAVLLGDTQHQPDREERYAQMLRRNEADGLIVLGHRLPPTARAIVKQLGAAAPVVNGCEFDPALGIPSVHIDNAAAARAVMEHLYGLGHERIAVVGGPPDNPLHQQRLQGARACGKARGRVRNLTVVPGDFSVESGHAAAMALLARAPAPTAIFCFSDQMALGALAACRDLGIRVPDDLSIVGFDDLASSSYLTPPLTTVRQPMREIGVRAVNLLLAIIERVDVPLQQTLDFSLMLRGSTAAPRG, from the coding sequence ATGGCAACAACCATCTACGACATCGCAAAGCACGTCGGCGTCACCGCCGGCACCGTGTCGCGGGCGCTCTCCCGGCCGGAAAAAGTCCTGCCGGCCACGCGCACGCGCATCGAGCAGGCCGCCGCCGCGCTGGGCTATGTCCCCAACACGGTGGCCAGGACGCTCAAGACCCAGCGCAGCGGCAAGCTCCTGGTCACCGTCCCGGACATCGCCAATCCCTTCTTTGCCCAGATCCTGCAGGGCGCGGAGGATGCAGCGCAGGCTGTCGGCTACGCGGTCCTGCTGGGCGATACCCAGCACCAGCCCGACCGCGAGGAGCGCTACGCGCAGATGCTCCGGCGCAACGAGGCGGACGGCCTGATCGTGCTGGGGCACCGCCTCCCGCCGACGGCGCGCGCGATCGTCAAGCAGCTGGGCGCCGCCGCGCCGGTGGTCAACGGATGCGAGTTCGACCCGGCGCTGGGCATTCCCAGCGTCCACATCGACAACGCGGCCGCCGCGCGCGCGGTGATGGAACACCTGTATGGACTGGGGCACGAGCGGATCGCCGTGGTGGGCGGCCCGCCCGACAACCCCCTGCACCAGCAACGGCTGCAAGGGGCACGGGCCTGCGGCAAGGCGCGCGGCCGTGTGCGCAACCTGACCGTCGTGCCGGGCGACTTCTCCGTGGAATCCGGCCATGCGGCTGCGATGGCGCTATTGGCCCGTGCGCCCGCGCCGACCGCGATCTTCTGCTTCAGCGATCAGATGGCGCTGGGCGCCCTGGCGGCCTGCCGGGACCTTGGCATCCGCGTGCCGGACGACCTGTCCATCGTCGGCTTCGACGACCTGGCATCGTCCAGTTACCTCACGCCGCCATTGACGACCGTCAGGCAACCCATGCGCGAGATCGGTGTCCGCGCGGTCAACCTGCTGCTCGCCATCATCGAAAGGGTGGACGTGCCGCTGCAGCAGACGCTGGATTTCAGCTTGATGTTGCGTGGCTCCACTGCTGCGCCACGGGGGTAG
- a CDS encoding MarR family winged helix-turn-helix transcriptional regulator, with product MKKVENTQKADRLRALHGALLEIVGVMNRPQRDEAMIREAGIALERALFPLLVLVERLGPIGVVELADRVGRDYTTVSRQVAKLEEHGLVNRRENEVDRRVREAVVTKKGKAMTDRVDEARQRMGLAVFADWEERDVEELVRLICKFADGIKDAVPADRQK from the coding sequence ATGAAGAAGGTAGAAAACACCCAGAAGGCGGATCGGCTCCGCGCCCTGCACGGGGCGCTGCTGGAGATCGTCGGCGTCATGAACCGGCCTCAGCGCGACGAGGCGATGATCCGCGAGGCGGGGATCGCCCTGGAAAGGGCGCTGTTTCCCCTGCTGGTGCTGGTCGAGCGGCTTGGCCCGATCGGCGTCGTTGAACTGGCAGATCGCGTTGGGCGCGACTACACCACCGTCAGCCGGCAGGTTGCGAAGCTGGAAGAACATGGCCTGGTGAATCGCCGGGAAAACGAGGTGGACCGGCGCGTTCGCGAGGCTGTCGTCACCAAGAAAGGCAAGGCGATGACCGATCGCGTGGATGAGGCGCGTCAGCGGATGGGCCTTGCGGTGTTTGCCGACTGGGAAGAGCGCGACGTCGAGGAACTGGTACGTCTGATCTGCAAGTTCGCGGACGGCATCAAGGACGCCGTCCCGGCAGATCGTCAGAAGTGA
- a CDS encoding efflux RND transporter periplasmic adaptor subunit, which yields MKSLPEFLRWTTLCLCAAVSAGCHSADPPAAAPKAVVMGVVEVGHGAAIGPLPAEIQPRYSTPTSFRVAGKILERKVRLGDCVRGGQVLALLDATDFDRNVEIAQAQAAAAQHRLAFAATQVERDRAQAAEALIAQAQLDQSEDAYASALAQQRQSGQQLELAHNQARYASLKAEHDGCITSEDAATGQNVGAGQAVYQLAWSGAMDAVTEVADRDVARIRTGAIARVTLPSLPGQQLNGVVREIAVAADPQSRTYRIKLGLPEHADVRLGMSAEVAFAPAAPAAAGTAIKIPATALFHKGPRPAVWVIDKGDVLGLREVTVARYEERSVILSAGLAPGERIVQQGVHAVSAGEKVRPVKAIDAPESGA from the coding sequence ATGAAAAGCCTCCCAGAGTTCCTCCGTTGGACCACGCTTTGCCTGTGCGCGGCCGTCTCGGCCGGGTGTCACAGCGCCGATCCGCCCGCGGCCGCGCCCAAAGCGGTGGTCATGGGGGTGGTCGAGGTCGGGCATGGGGCCGCCATCGGGCCATTGCCTGCGGAGATCCAGCCGCGCTACAGCACCCCGACCTCGTTCCGGGTGGCCGGGAAGATCCTCGAGCGCAAGGTCCGTCTGGGCGACTGCGTGCGCGGCGGGCAAGTCCTGGCGCTGCTGGATGCCACCGATTTCGACCGCAACGTCGAGATCGCGCAGGCGCAGGCGGCCGCGGCCCAGCACCGTCTTGCCTTTGCCGCCACGCAGGTCGAGCGCGATCGGGCACAGGCGGCCGAAGCGCTGATCGCGCAGGCGCAGCTGGACCAGTCCGAAGACGCCTACGCGTCCGCGCTGGCGCAGCAGCGGCAGTCCGGGCAGCAGCTGGAGCTGGCACACAATCAAGCGCGCTATGCCTCGTTGAAGGCCGAGCACGACGGGTGCATCACCTCCGAAGACGCGGCCACAGGGCAGAACGTCGGCGCCGGGCAAGCGGTGTATCAGCTGGCCTGGTCGGGCGCGATGGATGCGGTGACGGAGGTGGCCGACCGCGATGTCGCCCGGATCCGAACCGGGGCGATCGCCCGTGTGACGCTGCCCTCGCTTCCGGGACAGCAGTTGAACGGCGTGGTCCGCGAGATCGCGGTGGCTGCCGATCCGCAAAGCCGCACCTACCGCATCAAACTCGGCTTGCCGGAGCATGCGGACGTTCGGCTCGGCATGTCGGCAGAGGTGGCGTTCGCTCCCGCGGCGCCGGCGGCGGCCGGCACCGCCATCAAGATCCCGGCCACGGCGCTGTTCCACAAGGGGCCGCGCCCGGCGGTGTGGGTGATCGACAAAGGCGATGTGCTCGGACTGCGCGAGGTCACCGTCGCGCGCTACGAGGAGCGCAGCGTCATCCTGTCGGCCGGCCTGGCGCCCGGCGAGCGCATCGTCCAGCAAGGCGTGCATGCGGTCAGCGCCGGAGAAAAGGTCCGCCCGGTGAAGGCGATCGATGCACCGGAATCCGGCGCATGA
- a CDS encoding nitroreductase family protein yields the protein MDIDVNNQAAPQRWVEFQATNRFRRAIRDFDSKTIPEEDVRALLGEAVFAPSSGNLQPYQFHWIRSAQARSDVAAACDGQKAASSATDLIVVVASPDIARRTAHAQLSHVERSATLELKSKAYHRKQAGKFLKILGIGGLPVWSPILAVAALIRPALSLLPVGHIGSRHWTARNAAFAAHTLMLAAAARGIDSCPMEGFSASNVAKALNLPRGTVIPLIIALGYRADHARIEERWRRPMDEVVVTH from the coding sequence ATGGACATCGATGTGAACAATCAAGCAGCACCACAGCGCTGGGTCGAATTCCAGGCCACGAACCGTTTCCGCCGCGCAATCCGCGACTTCGACTCCAAGACCATCCCGGAGGAAGACGTCCGCGCGTTGCTGGGCGAAGCGGTATTCGCGCCGTCGAGCGGGAATCTACAGCCGTACCAGTTCCACTGGATCCGGAGCGCGCAGGCCAGGTCCGACGTTGCAGCGGCATGCGATGGCCAGAAAGCGGCCAGTTCCGCTACGGATCTCATCGTTGTCGTCGCCAGCCCCGACATCGCAAGGCGCACGGCGCATGCCCAGCTTTCCCATGTCGAACGCTCCGCAACGCTCGAGCTCAAATCCAAGGCGTACCACCGCAAGCAGGCGGGGAAATTCCTGAAGATCCTTGGCATTGGCGGGCTGCCCGTGTGGTCGCCCATTCTGGCGGTCGCCGCATTGATTCGTCCGGCACTGTCGCTGCTGCCGGTCGGCCATATCGGCAGTCGCCATTGGACCGCACGCAATGCGGCCTTTGCCGCACATACGCTCATGCTTGCAGCGGCTGCGAGAGGAATCGACTCCTGTCCGATGGAAGGGTTTTCCGCGAGCAACGTCGCCAAGGCCCTGAATCTTCCGCGCGGAACCGTCATTCCGCTCATCATCGCGCTGGGATATCGCGCAGACCATGCCAGGATCGAGGAACGCTGGCGTCGCCCGATGGACGAGGTCGTGGTGACGCATTAG